The sequence below is a genomic window from Gossypium hirsutum isolate 1008001.06 chromosome A11, Gossypium_hirsutum_v2.1, whole genome shotgun sequence.
ttttttgtttaattgaatgatgatgtctctttttttttaggaaaaatagAGTAAATTACAACCAACATAGACAACATTAGAATTAGATAGCATAGAAGTATTATTTAATCGGATTTGATCAGCAACTCTAGTAGGGGTAACATGAAACACACGGGCCCAAACGAAAACTCTTTTATTAGACCAATCAAGATATGGGGGGCAAAGTCCGCTTCTCTTGAAATCTATTTAATGACCACTTGCTAATCACATTTGCATAGTTCTTGGATACGTAATATAAAATCTCTATTCACTTGTCATTTGAAACTCCCCATGAATACTTGTAATAGTCTGAGTGCAGTCAGTCTCAAGAAAATCTCCTTCCAGTTAAAATCTCATGCAAGTTGACGGTCATAAATAACCCAAAGTTCAGCTTGTTCAATACTGCATCTTTCAATATTTCTCCCAATCTCCCAAAGCCACCTACCAGTTTATCTCTTCCAATAATGATGatgtttcattttattattaactaatgatcatcaaatattatttcatattaaaatgtgttttaaattatgGAGCCTacattagtttaataaataaaatgctAACATATCAAATAAAGACATTATCCActtatcataattttaaaaatgccACCTAGGAttgtttctaaataaattttaacGTTCTAAAGTCACTCATCATTTTATAATCTGAAAATGACTCATTATTGtaaaaagaatataataaaaagCTGATTGAGTTTTAGCTTGATTGATATCTAACATTATTGTCAATGTAAGAGGATATGAGTTTCAAATACATTGAAGTGAATTATCCTCTTATTTAGGAGTTGGAGGAAGACTATGAATAACTCTAtgcattatataaaaaagaacatatatgataaaaaattataatgatgagattaaaattaaaaaatacaaaaaaaatggaaTTTATAGAATGAAAGATTAATTTACAGTtggtaaaataatttatttacagTAGTCACCGACAACAAGAACAAATAATTAATTTCTAAAGGAAACGTTAAAAAACAGATTATTTATATGATTTGAAAATCTGATGTCTTTCTCGTCTCTTTTGTTGGCTTTTTCTTTCCGACCTTTGTTTTTCTAGAACTGCGCGGTggtccttttttttctttaattaggaGTATTCGTTTTGAATAAGAGGTGGGGTTGACCCGCAAATTGAtatgtcaaatttttttttaaatttttatttcatgaattttgaataatttttaattaatttaatcggattaatgaattaataattttatcagTTAGACTACCGATTCgattttaaaatcttaattttaatttttttaacaagatTTGTTCGGGCAATGGTAATATTAGATTATTGAGAATTGTTATTAGAAGATTTCGTCATGATAGAGTACTATTGTGATGATATAATTCAGAAATTTGGAACATTAGATGATGAAAGTGAGGATTGATCATTTAGAACTTTACTTTATGTGAATAACTGATATGTTATGCCTCTTGAGCTCTTGACATTGCCTTATCGCTTGATCGGAGCTTGTCGTCGAATTTGCATTTGTTTGACAGTAACGATATCTGTGCATaactttgtatttattttatttctcatatGTACTATAAATCAtgcttatatatgtatgattATGGTTTAGAATTCTTATTAATGAcgtatttttctttaaaaataagcgAAATATAAATATGGTAATTCTAGGGAATGAATCATTcattgaaattaatattttttgtacATTAAACTTACACGtctcatattcataattaaataactaatcatttaaaaagagaaaatagaatTTAGTCATGCCAATTCACTAAAATTTGGCTAATATAATTTGTAAACAATATTAACTATATCTAGGGTGAAATTGTTCTttactaacatatttctttttattaatactaaaaattttatcacTAAAAACCACATATTTGAAAcataaatttatgtttaaaaataatatacaataaataattagttgtatagtttaaaaattaatagtaaCACGTGAAATGTGCacgattttaaaatgaaaaaactacattagattataaataaaacaaaatttaaatacatgaatatgtcatattaagaatactaaatgaataCGATCATTTGTCATTGTTTTGTCATCAATCATAAGTTGGTGACACCGTCTTAAACAACAACATTATCAATATACACAATTGATAGAGGAAATAAAGTttgcataaaaaatttaaaatgtataaataaatcaaaataaagttttggttgaGTCGCAAATTTAAGATCTACCAATGCAAAATGTATATAACAAAtatacttattaaaattttatatattattttattagtttaaatctcattatgtataaaattttattggtttatagaaatatatataaaaagacaaaaacaccTTCTTAATCATGTAAGTTATTTAgcaaatatgttttatttttaattgagttgAGATCCAATTATTAGGTGACaccaataaaaatatttataaatagaaTAGATATTCGAATGGTAAGAATATTGTTTGTTGTGATATTTATTCATTAATAAATATGGTTTgtttataaaaaaacaattaatcaataaaataaatacaaatcaaAATCACTTGTATGTATTCAACATAGAGTTTTCCATGGCCAAATCAAgtaaaaaatttaggcccattttgtAGGTTCGACTCAAAATATGGGCTTAAATTTTTGTCCAATTCCGACCTGCTCTgtctatataaattttttttatattatctctttatataaaaataaaatttaaaaagatataatatataaaatacattaaaaatattaaaataaatacttctcaacaaatagaaaaaaataaaaaaataaacttaaataagaCTAAGATAAGTGTAATTTAGCAAACAAATacttctaaaatagtagcaaaattaataataaaacaataacaataaattagtagcaatataatagtaaaatgatacCAAAACAAcgaaaaacagtaaaaaaaaagagCAACATCCATTTTTACAAATTCGGGTCAAGCTAGGCCCGCGCCAAAAATATTTACTCAATACTCGATTAGATTAAAAAACAGaacttatttttttatccaaaactatttttcaaactaataattttacttaaatccTTTCATTTTTTGAACATAGCGTTGTTTTTATTATCATTCACgatgttattgttgtaatttaatAATGGTACCCTATTTGTACAAAGACGTCGCATATTTATAGTAACGCACCTTAACATATGAAATGTATTTAATTTCACCCactacaaccaaaacatttaaaatttatttaataaaaggaaaagattgaaaaataaaaaataaatgtgatAAAGAATGGAAATGCACAATTTAGgtcaaattaatataatttaagttgaattattggAAACAGCACTTAATAGCATGGGTTTTGGCATTTAGGATAAGTCCTGGAACACAATGTcacatctttttcattcttttgttttgagcccattttgtttatttttcatttttttattacaaattaatcttatttttcattttttataaataattttatttctattattctcCATTTGGACTTTACTTACATGACagataataaaaatttcatcagAAATCATAGATATTTTATACAATTATACCCACACatagatatttatttattaagaaaTCTTAAAGAAATTTCCATAACCTATTTTACAGCTTACGAACTTTGACaaaataattttcctttttttattttaaagcatTCACTTGCATAATAAAATGTTACATATATTTTACCCTAAATAAATGTACATATTTTaggtatgttatttatttttggttggtATCACTTCATTTTCCCTTTATTTTAAGTCTTAACCCACTTAATGGAAAAGGCTAGAGagaattaaaaatagaataagaTAAGCAGTGacccttaatttaaaaaaatgatatagaaattaccaaaaacaaaataaagaaaagataaaGAACATGTTTGGATAAGTgttagagaaaataaaataaaaaaaaactaatttattaaagaatggattaagtttttaaaattataaatcaattttgttttttatgcaattatataattaattttttgataGTTTTTTATAGGTTTTAACTATATATGCTTTTGTTTGGTACAAGTGTCTAGGATTACCCATAACCCCCTCTTCAATTCATAAATAGTAGAATAATGTGTTTCAACGCATTCGAACTCATGTCATCCTGAATTGATAACAATGcccatgccaatcgagctaagactcaattgacaattgaaattttaattgagtTTCAACCATACACATTTATTTTATGtcggataaatataattatttttgtatgcaatacatatacataaaatgatgctatatcaataattgtgttaataaagTTGTACAAAAtgaaagttcatatataaaattacacattaaaccaaagtttatgtataattttgagactaatcccttacaaaatttttaaaaaaactattaagtatagataattaaaatatatttaagtttgatttaaaataaatttgaagatAATTATCTTTTTTTTGGGTAACAggaaaaaagaattatttaattatgaaagATCAAACATGCTATCAATTATTAACTGGTGAAAGATTAAACAGAGAGCTATATGAAAAATCTGGGCGCCAATTGAGGATTTCTTCATCATTCTAGTTAAGAAGTGAGTGGCATAATTCGCCTCCTTTCATATTTACTCAAAACCTACCCTTCATTCACAAATGTACAGTTTCCAAATTCTTAAAACCAAGTCTCTACGTAACTACCCTCTCAAACCATCATAGATACCTTTAATAGTAAATGcacaattcaatttaacaatAACATTACTCCATTTAGCATTCCACGCGATCATTAGACAGTTATTCATAACTcccaaattatttaaaagtttaaaaattgtaAGAGTAATGCTAACAAtttgaaaatacaaaaataattaaaaattttaggttgataCTCCAGTACTTGTACAAGTACcattattatatatttagattttttaaaatgttaattaattaattattattgttaacaAGTTCCAAGATCCAATGTCCAAACTACAAACTATTAAactatttaaatgttttttatttattataaattaaagaaaaaaaaacccactaAAACAGCATGTGCAATGACAGTCCACAACTTGCCTCTTAAGTCAAACACCCAAGTCTGAAACCGCAATTACCGACCAGACCAAACAAGTGAGAGACACAAAGCTGCTTCAGCTTTGGACTTATTAGGCTTAATCACTTTTACTAAGACATGATATCAACATGTTATAGctttcttttaaaacaaaaaaaaactgaataattaattaaaattaaataaaaaattataatcgaactaaatttagtaaaatgatatttaaaaatgAGATGATTATAGTATACAAATggagaaataaaaaagattaagtTAATGCatagttttatattattaaatagttCAATTACTAAAGTTAATACAACCACTTAAAACCCAAGTGTTCCACTGTGGCAcaagaattaaaattttcttcctttttcattaaaaaattaaaattggctGTAAATCACTTTAGGAAGCTTCAAATAGTATAAAGCCAAGCCTCACTGAACTAAGCTCATACTAGCAATAACCTAAGCTAGGctgttttttcattatttttattttcatttctttttatatttaaaatcttgAAGATACCTTGCCCCTCCTGCAACCGCCTTATCTTTCTCTTTCCTTGCTCTCTTCTCTAAATACAAAGGCTTTACAAAGCTAAAAGAGAAGCGTTTTAATGCCTACCAACCGCCTTTAAGCTCTTTATCTTTCTTAAAAATCTTGTAGCTAAAAgggtttttatttctttgtttcccAAACTAAGAAGCATAGAAGTTCagttttctttcatattttttttcccttctgtTTCATTAAAGGATGAATAAACAAGATGTCATGAAGTTGCAGGTACTTGATTTAGTTTAGTTATGTCactgtttttttttcaataatgcTGTAATTATATTTCCttgtttttgttttagttttaacactgtttctgtttttttttttgggttcagACTTGGGTTCTGAAAGTTAACATACAGTGTAGCTGTGATGGGTGTAAGCAGAAAATAAGGAAACTATTGCAGAAAGTTGATGGTTTGCATGTTGATTACATAtggttttatttaagttttttttttccttttgggttattgattttcttttatttatgatttagggGTGTATACCACTAGTATAAATGCTGAGCAAGGGAAGGTAACAGTGACTGGTAATGTTGATCCGGTTGTACTCATTAAGAAGCTGCAGAAATCAGGGAAACATGCACAGCTACTGGGAGGGGCTCAAAAGGGTCCAAACAATTTCCCAAACCAGCTAGCCAACCAGTTCAAGAACATGAACATGGATGGTGGCAAAGGTGGGAAAGACAACAAATCCCCAAAGGGTGGGGGTGGGGGTGGGGGTGGTGGTGGTGGGAATAACCAGCAGAAAGGTGGGCAGCAATTTACACATCAACAGATACAGCAAATGATGATGCAAGGGTTTAACCCTTCCAAAGACCAGAAATCTGTGAAGTTTCAGTTGCCTGAGGATGATTTAGATGGAAGTGatgatgattttgatgatgagttcgatgatgaatttgatgatgagtttgatgatgatgaagatgatgagtTTGATGATGAGGAATTTGGTCATGGACATGGCCATGGGAAAGGGAATCATCAAATGCAAAACAAGATGGTAGCTATGGGGGGAAAAGGGCCAAATGGCATGATTAATGGTCTTGCCATGAATGGTAAGaaaggaggtggtggtggtggtggggaTAATGGTAAGAAAGGAGGAGGTATTGATATGCCTATGTTAATGAAAGGCATGGGGGATTTTGATGGTGGGAAGCATGGTAATGGAGGAAAGAAAGGAGGtggtgaaaagaacaaaggaGGGAAAGGAAACAATGGGGAAGGAGATAAAAAGAGTGGTAAAAAAGGAGGAGGTGGTGGTTTGCTTGGATTTTTCAAGAAGGATAAAGGTGAAAAAGATTTTTCAAGTAAGGGTAAAAATGAATGGGATGGTAGTGGTGGTAAAAAGAAGGGTTCCCACAATGGAAATGGAGGCAATGGTGGTGGTGGAAACAATAATGGCAATGGAGCTAAAAAGGGTGGAGGCAAAAATGGTGGTGGTGGGGGCCATGAGAtgatgaacaaaattaaaagtggTGGGTTTCAAGACATTGATGTTATTAATCATGGCAAAGGAGGTGGGGGTGGGGGTGGTGCCGGCGGCGGCGGTAAGAATATGGGGCAGATGGGCCAAATGGGTGGTCAGATGGGTCACATGGGTCCAATGGGTGGTCAGATGGGTTATAACATGGGCCAAATGGGAAACCATCCGATGAACCAGATGAGTAATTTTGCTGCAGTGCAAGGACTACCAGCAGCAATGAATAATGGTGGTGGGTATTATCAAGGGATGGGACCAGGAAATCCTTATAATCAGCCTCAATATATGGCAGCCATGATGATGAACCAACAACGTGCAAATGGAGGGATGTATCCACCCATGATGTATGCTCATCAACCATATCCCCAACCAAATTATGGACCTCCACCCATGCATCCACCCCCATCTGAATCTTATGCTCATTACTTCAGTGATGAAAACGCAAACAGCTGTAGTATCATGTAaaattttccccattttagtGCCATTTTCTCCCTTCTTTGCTTTTGGGTTTTTCATTTTAGGGTGGTTTTTTTATACATGCTTTGCGAGGTTCAAGAAGACATTTGCTTATGTTTTTCTTGCCAATGGAAAATGTTTAGTTTTCCCTATAGTCATTCCCCAAACAGTCTTTGGGTCACTATGTAGAAGAGAAGTGTAGTTAAAGTTTGAGGGATATATAATGAAGTATATATAGTTGCTTTCTCAAAAGATGTACCAAATGTAGGTTTTTATGTATTGTTggtttcaaatataaaaaagaacATGGTTGGGCATCAATCCCTATCTAAAGGGTCCATTTGGTTTTCAGGTTTTGACTTCcccatttttctttcttatcaTTGCAATCTTCAATTATTTTTGCTTTGAAGAAATTCCATTGAGAGGGCTATCTTGCTTTTTGAGTTTAGAAGGTGAAGTGTTTtcatactcattttataacaATGTTCAACTTTTTAGGCATTTGTCCTTTACTTTTGCGTTTTCTAGTTTTTGTTTAGAAGCCATGAGCCCATCACCCATCTCTGCCACTACTTTTTATTAGCCATTTGTAGAACCCAATTAGTGGAGTTGCACTATAGCCATGAACTTGAGCCTACTTTTGAAAGGCATGAATAAGTTTTCAGCTGTCTTTGTCTATGAAATTTAGGTAACGGGTTTTTAGGTCA
It includes:
- the LOC107887701 gene encoding heavy metal-associated isoprenylated plant protein 34, which produces MNKQDVMKLQTWVLKVNIQCSCDGCKQKIRKLLQKVDGVYTTSINAEQGKVTVTGNVDPVVLIKKLQKSGKHAQLLGGAQKGPNNFPNQLANQFKNMNMDGGKGGKDNKSPKGGGGGGGGGGGNNQQKGGQQFTHQQIQQMMMQGFNPSKDQKSVKFQLPEDDLDGSDDDFDDEFDDEFDDEFDDDEDDEFDDEEFGHGHGHGKGNHQMQNKMVAMGGKGPNGMINGLAMNGKKGGGGGGGDNGKKGGGIDMPMLMKGMGDFDGGKHGNGGKKGGGEKNKGGKGNNGEGDKKSGKKGGGGGLLGFFKKDKGEKDFSSKGKNEWDGSGGKKKGSHNGNGGNGGGGNNNGNGAKKGGGKNGGGGGHEMMNKIKSGGFQDIDVINHGKGGGGGGGAGGGGKNMGQMGQMGGQMGHMGPMGGQMGYNMGQMGNHPMNQMSNFAAVQGLPAAMNNGGGYYQGMGPGNPYNQPQYMAAMMMNQQRANGGMYPPMMYAHQPYPQPNYGPPPMHPPPSESYAHYFSDENANSCSIM